One region of Termitidicoccus mucosus genomic DNA includes:
- a CDS encoding ComEC/Rec2 family competence protein: MSEPLPRCLRYRAPVLWLLLPWAAGVASARILPGAVPVGWLLPCAAALAGVSVWCAFSSPARTLVARGGLAAMVTAMLLGGAAAYEIHRGRLAVWETLPPREARLVLSVERAYTPNPAYKTVSGIARVVSADPHLRELAGQRLYYSLRPADGRQRLLARTTEIRVTGVLQPLPRNAAPDTFDGYLTSIGANFRLTRGRIHEEMRGPSAFAAFCERARLRFETLLGRGIEEKRPELAGVLRAMLLGQKRDMQEEQVTTYLRTGTMHLFAISGLHIGVIALGIHGLLAAVRLPRWVQFGAGLAALWLFVQITGATPSAVRAFWMIALLQLSFKLRVPVNPLATLAFAALVSLVAHPLQLFSASFQMSYGIVGGLLLFGVPLGERWQARWRLFADLPKASWAWWRRWAEKVQRALLGALGIGVASSLVSAICGVIYFGLFTPGALLANLVLIPLASVAILGGFLSLLTGLCGLGWAGALFNHAAALLLLGMQKLLEWFLLIPGIFWPGKFAPAWTGHAALACLLGSFLFGYAHRWRWGRGGFLAPVAVVGVALAACVQFGG; this comes from the coding sequence GTGAGCGAACCCCTTCCTCGATGTTTGCGTTATCGCGCGCCCGTGCTCTGGCTGCTGCTGCCGTGGGCTGCGGGCGTGGCGTCCGCCAGGATTCTTCCGGGAGCCGTGCCGGTCGGGTGGCTGCTGCCCTGCGCGGCGGCGCTGGCGGGCGTGTCGGTCTGGTGCGCGTTTTCCAGCCCGGCGCGCACCCTCGTCGCGCGGGGCGGACTGGCGGCGATGGTGACCGCGATGCTGCTGGGCGGCGCGGCGGCTTACGAGATTCATCGCGGGCGCCTGGCGGTTTGGGAAACGCTGCCGCCGCGCGAAGCCCGGCTGGTGTTGAGCGTGGAGCGGGCTTACACGCCAAACCCCGCCTACAAAACCGTCAGCGGAATCGCGCGCGTGGTTTCCGCCGACCCGCATCTGCGCGAACTCGCCGGGCAGCGGTTGTATTACTCGCTGCGCCCCGCGGACGGGCGGCAGCGGCTGCTGGCGCGGACAACCGAGATCCGCGTCACGGGCGTCCTGCAACCGCTCCCGCGTAATGCCGCGCCGGATACATTTGACGGCTACCTGACCTCCATCGGCGCAAATTTCAGGCTGACGCGCGGACGCATCCACGAGGAGATGCGCGGGCCGTCGGCCTTCGCGGCGTTTTGCGAGCGGGCGCGGCTGCGTTTCGAGACGCTGCTGGGGCGCGGCATCGAGGAAAAGCGCCCCGAGCTGGCGGGGGTTTTGCGCGCCATGCTGCTCGGGCAGAAACGCGACATGCAGGAGGAGCAGGTCACGACGTATCTGCGCACGGGGACGATGCACCTATTCGCCATCAGCGGGCTGCACATCGGCGTGATCGCGCTCGGCATCCACGGCCTGCTGGCGGCGGTGCGGCTGCCGCGATGGGTGCAGTTTGGCGCGGGCCTGGCCGCGTTGTGGCTTTTTGTCCAGATAACCGGCGCGACTCCGTCGGCGGTGCGCGCGTTCTGGATGATAGCTCTCCTGCAACTTTCCTTCAAGCTGCGCGTGCCGGTGAATCCGCTGGCCACGCTGGCGTTCGCGGCGCTGGTTTCGCTCGTGGCGCATCCGCTCCAGTTGTTCAGCGCGAGTTTCCAGATGTCCTATGGCATCGTGGGCGGGCTGCTGCTGTTCGGCGTGCCGCTGGGCGAGCGCTGGCAGGCGCGCTGGCGGTTGTTTGCGGACCTGCCCAAGGCATCCTGGGCGTGGTGGCGGCGCTGGGCGGAGAAGGTGCAGCGGGCCCTGCTCGGCGCGCTTGGCATCGGCGTGGCGTCCAGCTTGGTCAGCGCGATTTGCGGGGTGATTTATTTCGGCCTGTTCACGCCGGGCGCGTTGCTGGCGAACCTCGTGCTGATCCCGCTGGCGTCGGTCGCGATCCTGGGCGGGTTTCTATCGCTGCTCACCGGGTTGTGCGGGCTGGGCTGGGCGGGCGCGCTCTTCAATCACGCGGCGGCGCTGCTGCTCCTCGGGATGCAAAAGCTGCTGGAGTGGTTTTTGTTGATACCGGGAATATTCTGGCCGGGAAAATTCGCGCCCGCGTGGACGGGCCACGCCGCGCTGGCGTGCCTGCTGGGGTCGTTCTTGTTTGGATACGCGCACCGCTGGCGCTGGGGTCGGGGCGGTTTCCTCGCGCCGGTGGCGGTCGTCGGGGTCGCGCTGGCCGCGTGCGTGCAGTTCGGCGGATGA
- a CDS encoding chloride channel protein has product MAGLLRRPWYRMPVELRQALALAVLGAGTGLVAVLFHFSVEEISRWTFVHFKDGGKLRFLLGSLGCVMAGVLVVTWLVRAVEPSCEGGGVMPTKLAFWKNFGAMRLRTAWVKFAGSAVTLGSGVSMGPEGPAVQIGAATMSAAAGRFGVPAGRRRAYAAAGAAAALAAVFNAPLTAIAFVLEEIIGDLSSRFIGGIVVAAVMGALVAHALIGPQPAFQAAPLGDASWRGMLLCPLVALLAALAGVGFQRGTLAVRGRFKSQRRIPGWARPALGALATWVLGGAAFLLTGRVGVFGVGYADVTACIQGGLVWWSALALGAAKLGATMLAVGASCCGGIFAPNLFVGAMCGGAVAGLAALAMPLTHSDQAMLVMAGMCACLGAVIRTPVSCILLIFEVTHQFAIVPLLLVATVVSQLVSRRLNREGMYEGMMRQDGEDPDRVLPPHDYHRWREIPCGALLERTPVAAASLEPGALRELLAAHPYERFPVRAPDGSIAGILTRREAERLIEEGGGKPDLSPAQWIPGHAPVALVQRMLTEAPENVLCVGDEQEQRLRGLLTAHDLLRGQIKLAEEEMGE; this is encoded by the coding sequence ATGGCCGGTCTCTTGCGGCGTCCGTGGTATCGGATGCCGGTGGAACTCAGGCAGGCGCTCGCTCTCGCGGTGCTCGGCGCGGGCACGGGGCTGGTGGCGGTCTTGTTTCATTTCAGCGTCGAGGAAATCTCGCGGTGGACGTTTGTGCATTTCAAGGACGGCGGGAAACTCCGCTTCCTGCTGGGCTCGCTGGGGTGCGTCATGGCGGGGGTGCTCGTCGTGACGTGGCTCGTCCGGGCGGTCGAACCGTCGTGCGAGGGCGGCGGGGTGATGCCGACGAAACTGGCGTTCTGGAAAAACTTCGGCGCGATGCGGCTGCGCACGGCCTGGGTGAAATTCGCCGGCTCGGCCGTCACGCTGGGCAGCGGCGTGAGCATGGGGCCGGAGGGGCCGGCAGTGCAGATCGGGGCGGCCACGATGTCGGCCGCCGCGGGGCGTTTCGGCGTGCCGGCGGGACGCCGGCGCGCCTATGCGGCGGCGGGCGCGGCGGCGGCGCTGGCGGCGGTGTTCAACGCGCCGCTCACGGCCATCGCGTTCGTGCTGGAGGAAATCATCGGGGACCTGAGCAGCCGGTTCATCGGCGGCATCGTGGTGGCCGCGGTCATGGGGGCGCTGGTGGCGCACGCGCTCATCGGGCCGCAGCCGGCATTCCAGGCCGCGCCGCTGGGCGACGCGAGCTGGCGCGGCATGCTGCTGTGTCCGCTGGTGGCGCTGCTCGCGGCGCTGGCGGGCGTGGGTTTTCAGCGCGGCACGCTGGCGGTGCGCGGACGTTTCAAGTCGCAGCGGCGCATCCCCGGCTGGGCGCGCCCGGCGCTCGGCGCGCTGGCGACCTGGGTGCTCGGCGGCGCCGCGTTCCTGCTGACGGGGCGGGTGGGCGTATTCGGAGTCGGATACGCGGATGTGACGGCGTGCATCCAGGGCGGGCTGGTCTGGTGGTCGGCGCTGGCGCTGGGCGCGGCGAAGCTCGGGGCCACGATGCTGGCGGTGGGCGCGTCATGCTGCGGCGGGATTTTCGCGCCGAATCTGTTTGTGGGCGCGATGTGCGGCGGGGCCGTCGCGGGACTGGCGGCGCTGGCGATGCCGCTCACGCATTCCGACCAGGCGATGCTGGTGATGGCGGGCATGTGCGCGTGCCTGGGCGCGGTGATCCGCACACCGGTGTCGTGCATCCTGCTGATTTTCGAGGTGACGCACCAGTTTGCCATCGTACCGCTGCTGCTGGTGGCGACGGTGGTGAGCCAGCTCGTGAGCCGCCGCCTGAACCGCGAGGGCATGTATGAGGGCATGATGCGGCAGGACGGCGAGGACCCGGACCGCGTGCTGCCGCCGCACGACTACCACCGCTGGCGCGAGATTCCCTGCGGCGCGCTGCTGGAGCGGACGCCGGTGGCGGCGGCAAGCCTCGAGCCCGGCGCGCTGCGGGAATTGCTGGCGGCGCACCCCTACGAGCGTTTCCCGGTGCGCGCGCCGGACGGCTCCATCGCCGGCATCCTCACGCGGCGCGAGGCGGAGCGGCTCATCGAGGAAGGCGGCGGCAAGCCGGACCTGAGTCCGGCCCAGTGGATTCCGGGTCACGCGCCGGTCGCCCTCGTGCAAAGGATGCTCACCGAGGCGCCGGAAAACGTCCTCTGCGTCGGCGATGAGCAGGAGCAGCGGCTGCGGGGGCTGCTGACGGCGCATGATTTGTTGCGCGGCCAGATCAAGCTGGCGGAAGAGGAGATGGGCGAGTGA
- a CDS encoding MFS transporter yields the protein MTSSKTPPTTITALSAMMFLQFFIWGAWYVPVTGWLNKAGFGDLTALVFTVCPIAAIVSPLFLGMVADRFFASQRVLGVMHLLGAAFMLAIPLVMPHVSPDTPRNILHPLILLLLGHALCYMPTLGLSSTVALQHITNPEKVFPIIRVLGTIGWIVAAYVISALPGGDSSIYQFWVVAAASAALGLYSFFLPHTTPPLAGKKVTVGQVLGLDALSLLKDRSYLVFVLCSLLICIPLAGYYAQARNYVDATAFANATQTMSWGQVSEIFFMLIIPLLFVRLGVKKMLLVGMLAWVARYGLFAGAAADQVKWMVLIGVALHGVCYDFFFVTGQIYVDKASPAAIRGQAQGFYVLITQGLGMIIGAQLFGKLTAIYDQTAAGGAKDWYHIWLWPALFAAVIVVIFFLFFKEKKEAK from the coding sequence ATGACCTCATCCAAAACACCCCCGACGACCATCACCGCGCTGTCCGCCATGATGTTTCTCCAGTTTTTCATCTGGGGCGCATGGTATGTCCCCGTCACCGGCTGGCTGAACAAGGCCGGCTTCGGCGACCTCACCGCGCTGGTGTTCACCGTCTGCCCCATCGCCGCCATCGTCTCCCCGCTGTTTCTGGGCATGGTGGCCGACCGCTTTTTCGCCTCGCAACGCGTGCTCGGCGTCATGCACCTGCTCGGCGCGGCCTTCATGCTCGCCATCCCGCTGGTGATGCCGCACGTCTCGCCCGACACGCCCAGAAACATTCTTCATCCGCTCATCCTCCTGCTCCTCGGCCACGCGCTCTGCTACATGCCCACGCTCGGCCTGAGCAGCACTGTCGCCCTCCAGCACATCACCAACCCCGAAAAAGTGTTCCCGATCATCCGCGTGCTCGGCACCATCGGCTGGATCGTCGCGGCCTACGTCATCAGCGCGCTGCCCGGCGGCGACTCCTCCATCTATCAATTCTGGGTGGTGGCCGCGGCCTCCGCCGCGCTCGGCCTCTACAGCTTTTTCCTGCCGCACACCACGCCTCCGCTCGCCGGGAAAAAAGTCACCGTCGGCCAGGTGCTCGGCCTCGACGCGCTCTCGCTGCTGAAAGACCGCAGCTACCTCGTGTTCGTGCTCTGCTCGCTGCTCATCTGCATTCCGCTCGCCGGCTACTACGCGCAGGCCAGAAATTACGTGGACGCCACCGCCTTTGCCAACGCCACGCAAACCATGTCGTGGGGCCAGGTTTCCGAAATCTTCTTCATGCTCATCATCCCGCTGCTCTTTGTCCGGCTCGGTGTGAAAAAGATGCTCCTCGTCGGCATGCTCGCATGGGTGGCGCGCTACGGCTTGTTTGCCGGGGCCGCCGCCGACCAGGTCAAATGGATGGTGCTCATCGGCGTGGCGCTGCACGGCGTGTGCTACGACTTTTTCTTCGTCACCGGCCAGATTTACGTGGACAAGGCGTCTCCCGCCGCCATCCGCGGCCAGGCGCAGGGCTTTTACGTGCTCATCACGCAGGGCCTCGGCATGATCATTGGCGCGCAGTTGTTCGGGAAGCTCACTGCCATCTACGACCAGACCGCCGCGGGCGGCGCGAAAGACTGGTATCACATCTGGCTGTGGCCCGCGCTCTTCGCCGCGGTCATCGTGGTGATCTTCTTCTTGTTCTTTAAGGAAAAGAAAGAGGCAAAGTAA
- a CDS encoding family 16 glycoside hydrolase, whose product MKHFPRLAAFLLSLLTLHLSLFSADDPAAESHRLKLGMQAWTFKAPLTFAEAVERTSALGIRYIQAYRGQKIGGGIEGELLPDMDAATREKVLALLKKHNVTLASFGVYTPKTDEECRQLFAFAKAMGLRDLAIEPGMAKWPEILPVIEKLARETGVKAGIHNHPNPNRPSEYMASLKPYGSEIGLFADTGHWARSGWEPVAGLREVRERLVGVHFKDLTDFVRKAHDVPWGSGAGNAAGQIAELRRQKFDGVVYIEYEYRTPALPDEVAASVDWFNRANAAPLADLDANRVPPKGFTHDATAVTATKAPSGTKPWQGPKPLFAPDLANADCKPGSWAWENGVLTAKGGGDLWTKESYGDFYLSLEFRCAEKSNSGVFLRCSDTKNWLDNAIEVQILQGDAPSERELVGAIFDCLAPSRQVEIEPGKWHQYVISARGSRITVLLDGEQLVSMNLAQWKEPGKNPDGTPNKFKKAYKDMAPKGRIGLQYHGAPIEFRNLYIDPI is encoded by the coding sequence ATGAAACACTTCCCCCGCCTCGCCGCGTTCCTTCTTTCGCTTCTCACGCTTCACCTTTCACTCTTCTCCGCCGACGACCCGGCGGCGGAGTCCCACCGCCTCAAGCTCGGCATGCAGGCGTGGACCTTCAAGGCCCCCCTCACCTTTGCCGAGGCCGTCGAACGCACCTCGGCCCTCGGCATCCGCTACATCCAAGCCTACCGCGGCCAGAAAATCGGCGGCGGCATCGAGGGCGAATTGCTCCCCGACATGGACGCCGCCACCCGCGAAAAAGTCCTCGCCCTGCTCAAAAAGCACAATGTCACCCTCGCCAGCTTCGGCGTTTACACGCCCAAGACCGACGAGGAGTGCCGCCAGCTCTTCGCCTTCGCCAAGGCCATGGGCCTGCGCGATCTCGCCATCGAACCCGGCATGGCCAAGTGGCCCGAGATTCTTCCCGTCATTGAAAAACTCGCCCGGGAAACCGGCGTCAAGGCCGGCATCCACAACCACCCGAATCCCAACCGCCCCTCCGAATACATGGCCAGCCTCAAGCCCTACGGCTCCGAAATCGGCCTCTTTGCCGACACCGGCCACTGGGCGCGCTCCGGCTGGGAGCCGGTCGCCGGGCTGCGCGAGGTCCGCGAACGTCTCGTCGGCGTGCATTTCAAGGACCTCACCGACTTCGTCCGCAAGGCCCACGATGTTCCGTGGGGCTCCGGCGCGGGCAACGCCGCCGGCCAGATCGCCGAGTTGCGCCGCCAGAAATTCGACGGCGTCGTTTATATCGAATACGAATACCGCACGCCCGCGCTGCCCGACGAGGTCGCGGCCAGCGTCGACTGGTTCAACCGCGCCAATGCGGCCCCGCTCGCCGATCTCGACGCCAACCGCGTGCCGCCGAAAGGCTTCACCCACGACGCCACCGCCGTCACCGCGACCAAGGCCCCCTCGGGCACGAAACCTTGGCAGGGCCCGAAACCGCTTTTTGCCCCCGATCTCGCCAACGCCGACTGCAAGCCCGGCTCCTGGGCTTGGGAAAACGGCGTGCTCACCGCCAAGGGCGGCGGCGACCTCTGGACCAAGGAAAGCTACGGCGACTTCTACCTGAGCCTCGAATTCCGCTGCGCCGAGAAAAGCAACAGCGGTGTGTTCCTGCGCTGCTCCGACACCAAAAACTGGCTCGATAACGCCATCGAGGTGCAAATCCTCCAAGGCGATGCCCCAAGCGAGCGCGAGCTTGTCGGGGCCATCTTCGACTGCCTGGCCCCCTCCCGTCAGGTCGAGATCGAACCCGGCAAATGGCATCAATACGTCATCTCCGCCCGCGGCTCGCGCATCACGGTCCTGCTCGACGGCGAGCAGCTCGTCAGCATGAACCTCGCCCAATGGAAGGAGCCCGGCAAGAACCCCGACGGCACGCCGAACAAGTTCAAGAAAGCCTACAAGGACATGGCGCCGAAAGGCCGCATCGGCCTGCAATACCACGGCGCCCCGATCGAGTTCCGGAATCTTTACATCGATCCGATTTAA
- a CDS encoding Gfo/Idh/MocA family oxidoreductase — translation MKKSDTPPSSLRDAAAFTRRRFLQTSTLAALAATLPLGRLRAADAPAARFKNLVTSGRKLRIAAIGVGGRGSAHLAHCAAEELVAMCDVDFDRARKSFALYPHVPRYRDYRQMFDEMGDRIDAVVISTPDHMHFPPALMAIERGKHVYVEKPMTHTIGEARILKAAAIKHGVVTQMGNQGHAGEGCRLIKEWIEAGVIGPVREVHSWTNRPVWPQGIEFPAPDPRDKKTAGPVPGTLDWNLWLGVAPEREYDKRILPFNWRGLWDYGCGALGDMGCHIMDAPFYALDLRGPVRVSSESEGGSAVAAPKWSVITYEFPARGALPPVKYVWYDGDEKDGARRPPVPEELGPDAQLSKGGSIYIGDKGKLYDTSDYGGAPRILPAERAQAFTRPPKTLPRVPKSDNKLEWINACKGSGIAPCSNFVDHACDLTEVVLLGNLALRAGQPIQWNPATASCDGRPDLDRYINKNYRLF, via the coding sequence ATGAAAAAATCCGACACCCCTCCATCCTCCCTGCGTGACGCCGCCGCCTTCACCCGGCGGCGTTTTTTGCAGACCTCCACGCTGGCTGCTCTCGCCGCCACGCTCCCGCTCGGCCGCCTGCGCGCCGCCGACGCCCCCGCCGCGCGTTTCAAGAACCTCGTCACCTCCGGCCGCAAGCTGCGCATCGCCGCCATCGGCGTCGGCGGACGCGGCTCGGCGCACCTCGCGCATTGCGCGGCCGAGGAACTCGTCGCGATGTGCGACGTCGATTTCGACCGCGCCCGCAAGAGCTTCGCGCTCTACCCGCATGTGCCGCGCTATCGCGACTACCGGCAGATGTTCGACGAAATGGGCGACCGTATCGACGCCGTCGTCATCTCCACGCCCGACCACATGCACTTTCCGCCCGCACTCATGGCCATCGAGCGCGGCAAGCACGTTTATGTCGAAAAACCGATGACCCACACCATTGGCGAGGCCCGCATCCTGAAGGCCGCCGCCATCAAGCACGGCGTGGTCACGCAAATGGGCAACCAAGGGCACGCGGGCGAAGGCTGCCGCTTGATCAAGGAATGGATCGAGGCCGGCGTCATCGGCCCCGTCCGTGAGGTGCATTCCTGGACCAACCGCCCCGTCTGGCCGCAGGGCATCGAGTTTCCCGCGCCCGATCCGCGCGACAAGAAAACCGCCGGGCCCGTCCCCGGCACGCTCGACTGGAATCTCTGGCTCGGCGTCGCCCCCGAGCGCGAATACGACAAGCGCATCCTCCCCTTCAACTGGCGCGGACTCTGGGACTACGGTTGCGGCGCGCTCGGCGACATGGGTTGCCACATCATGGACGCCCCCTTCTACGCGCTCGACCTCCGCGGCCCCGTGCGCGTGAGCAGCGAAAGCGAGGGCGGCTCCGCCGTCGCCGCGCCGAAATGGTCCGTCATCACCTACGAGTTCCCCGCGCGCGGCGCGCTCCCGCCGGTCAAGTATGTCTGGTATGACGGCGACGAGAAGGACGGCGCCCGGAGGCCGCCCGTCCCCGAGGAGCTCGGCCCCGACGCCCAACTCTCAAAAGGCGGCTCCATTTACATCGGCGACAAGGGAAAACTCTACGATACCAGCGACTACGGCGGCGCGCCGCGCATCCTCCCCGCCGAGCGCGCGCAAGCCTTCACCCGTCCCCCGAAAACCCTCCCGCGCGTGCCCAAGAGCGACAACAAGCTCGAATGGATCAACGCCTGCAAAGGCAGCGGCATCGCACCCTGCTCCAACTTCGTCGATCACGCCTGCGACCTCACCGAGGTCGTCCTTCTCGGCAACCTCGCCCTGCGCGCCGGCCAGCCCATCCAGTGGAACCCGGCCACCGCCTCCTGCGACGGCAGGCCCGATCTCGACCGCTACATCAACAAGAACTACCGCCTGTTCTAA
- a CDS encoding TonB-dependent siderophore receptor, protein MHTRLPIPTVATLLLAFAPVLPAQQTPPDNDARTDEEVIVLEEFQVRSTTDSDNYIATDTIGVRTAARLTETPYSIQSLTSEFINDFMLYELADQLNFVAGGFPGASDTGANNGKAIRGFNPVVLRDGFSEASPPHNSLIDRVEIIRGPASALFGQAEPGGIVNYVSKRPVRRPKYLVRGSYAPNYNSQSLTLTASGPLLPGKLFYLSNFSYNYTENPLDYFYRRGRVFALALTYYLTPRTLLTLALEKQPEHSNQGAAVLLYQQRIGGTNYLTGRAPGGLEHFNAQGPYNHLKRDFECVNLLIEHRFSPNLIIRANLQTYDKQFDQVNYRLDTAYINETALTYNVEPRAQDQDSDAKHVGFDMNWRKQIGGVWHSFLLVGDYHLSKVDESIYAQPGDRSLTRINPHNPIWLPLDPYNITQVYQRTRRKTESYGLLLSHRAFFFRNRLITMASLRHDKVRRPYYNFYQNVGASRIYPQSGTQDGIYAHWQSTGELPEGIPTSGFSVASRKTLDEKDEATTFSVGANLKLFGDALVFYANYGTGFTISNTYDQGNGNFMPNITSRGVEIGFKGSFLGDRFIYTLSAYNIKKKGVPVTNDLWNSSIGANPDIPQFLGDGIDRSKGFDGEIKWKPSSGLTLTVGGAYMEPTTYSRAITPMTDRMINIPRVNAYATTVYNFKNGVLKGLGLGGSITHQGDRLVGRVSGSRLRMAEPSTILAGCFASYAWKKGKWQNSLRLNVTNLFDKEYWSSISYLAKGREASLTYTLSY, encoded by the coding sequence ATGCATACCCGCCTCCCCATCCCGACTGTCGCCACTCTGCTGCTCGCATTCGCGCCGGTCCTGCCGGCCCAGCAAACGCCGCCAGACAACGATGCCAGAACAGACGAGGAGGTCATCGTTCTCGAAGAGTTTCAGGTCAGGAGCACTACCGACAGCGACAACTACATCGCCACCGACACCATCGGCGTCCGCACCGCTGCACGGCTTACCGAGACGCCCTACTCCATCCAGTCGCTCACCTCCGAGTTTATCAACGACTTCATGCTCTACGAACTCGCCGACCAGCTCAACTTTGTCGCTGGAGGCTTCCCCGGCGCTTCAGACACCGGCGCCAATAACGGCAAGGCCATCCGCGGCTTCAACCCCGTGGTCCTGCGCGACGGTTTCTCCGAGGCCAGCCCGCCTCACAACTCGCTCATTGATCGCGTGGAAATTATCCGCGGCCCCGCCTCCGCCCTTTTCGGCCAGGCCGAGCCGGGCGGCATCGTCAACTATGTTTCCAAGCGCCCTGTCCGCCGTCCCAAATATCTGGTCAGGGGCTCCTATGCCCCCAATTACAATAGCCAGTCGCTCACCCTGACCGCCAGCGGTCCTCTGCTCCCCGGCAAGTTGTTTTACCTTTCCAACTTTTCCTACAATTACACGGAAAATCCGCTGGACTATTTCTACCGGCGGGGACGCGTCTTTGCCCTGGCCCTGACCTATTACCTCACTCCGCGCACACTCCTGACGCTCGCCTTGGAAAAACAACCGGAACATTCCAACCAAGGCGCCGCCGTCCTCCTTTACCAGCAAAGAATCGGCGGGACGAACTACCTTACCGGGCGGGCACCGGGGGGCTTGGAACACTTTAACGCGCAAGGTCCCTACAACCACCTCAAACGCGATTTCGAATGCGTCAACCTGCTCATCGAGCACCGGTTCAGCCCAAACCTCATCATCCGAGCCAACCTGCAAACTTACGACAAGCAATTCGACCAGGTAAACTATCGTCTGGACACAGCCTATATAAACGAGACCGCGCTCACCTATAATGTCGAACCCCGAGCCCAGGATCAGGACAGCGATGCCAAGCACGTCGGTTTCGACATGAACTGGCGGAAACAAATCGGCGGGGTCTGGCACTCCTTCCTGTTGGTTGGCGATTATCATCTAAGCAAGGTGGACGAGTCCATCTACGCCCAGCCCGGCGACCGCTCCCTCACCCGTATCAATCCCCATAATCCGATCTGGCTTCCGCTCGACCCGTATAATATCACCCAGGTATATCAACGCACCCGCCGGAAAACCGAGTCCTACGGCCTGCTCCTGAGCCACCGCGCCTTCTTTTTCCGCAACCGCTTGATCACAATGGCAAGCCTCCGCCACGACAAGGTCAGGCGCCCTTATTATAATTTTTATCAAAACGTCGGCGCCAGCCGCATCTACCCCCAGTCCGGCACGCAGGACGGAATCTATGCCCACTGGCAAAGCACCGGCGAACTCCCGGAGGGGATTCCCACAAGTGGCTTCTCGGTCGCGTCCCGCAAGACCCTCGACGAGAAAGACGAGGCCACCACCTTCTCGGTGGGCGCAAACCTGAAACTTTTCGGTGACGCCTTGGTGTTCTATGCCAACTACGGCACGGGTTTCACCATTTCCAACACCTACGACCAAGGCAACGGCAACTTCATGCCCAACATCACGAGTCGGGGTGTGGAGATCGGGTTCAAAGGCAGCTTTCTGGGCGACCGCTTTATATATACGTTATCAGCCTATAATATAAAAAAGAAAGGGGTGCCGGTCACCAACGACCTATGGAACAGCAGCATTGGCGCCAACCCGGACATACCTCAGTTTTTGGGCGACGGCATTGATCGCTCAAAAGGCTTCGACGGAGAAATAAAATGGAAGCCGTCCTCCGGCCTGACCCTCACCGTCGGCGGTGCCTACATGGAGCCCACGACCTACAGCCGCGCCATCACCCCCATGACCGACCGCATGATCAACATTCCACGTGTGAATGCCTACGCCACGACGGTCTACAATTTCAAGAACGGCGTGCTTAAGGGGCTCGGCCTGGGCGGGAGCATCACCCATCAGGGCGACCGGCTGGTGGGCCGGGTGTCGGGCAGCAGGCTCCGCATGGCCGAGCCCTCGACCATCCTCGCCGGTTGTTTCGCCAGTTACGCATGGAAAAAAGGCAAATGGCAAAATTCCCTGCGCCTCAACGTCACCAACCTGTTCGACAAGGAATACTGGTCATCCATCTCCTACCTCGCCAAGGGCCGCGAGGCGAGTCTCACCTACACCTTGTCCTATTGA